Part of the Falco rusticolus isolate bFalRus1 chromosome 2, bFalRus1.pri, whole genome shotgun sequence genome is shown below.
atttcaacTTCAACGGCCCCTGAGGGAGGCCCATTTTACTGACTATAAAATGGGGGTTGGTTTTGCAGCTTATCCAGActctgaaaactttaaaatcactgttttcattaaatactATCCTTACAAATAAACCTGTTCAGTTACATTAGAGTAAGAGTTTGTGATGTATCAGTCTAAATAAGTGTAAACCAATGTACAGTGTTTCATTTTGGCAAAAGCGGTGCAGAACTGTCGGGTGTGGGTGTAGGACGCACTGAGCGAACTGCAGTATCCCGGCTCTAGAGGTCACTGCAGACACTGTTTTGAAAGGAAGTAGGCTAAATGACCGATTTCCAAATTACAGGAATGGATAAAAGTGAATTACTAAAAATCTGTAAGGTCGATATAGTCATACTACATTTTTCTCCCCGCCTAAGCTTTCTGTGGATGTTATTTTGAACTGCAAAATGTTTGATTATCTGATGCACAGGAAAATTTGCTCCTTATACTCTTTGTAAGAATTAGGTGCCTTTTAGCCACTTCTGTGCTCTCTTAGCTCTGGACTAATTAGGAAAGGTTAGACAGGAATACTTCAGTTTGCTGTCATGTGGTACCAGAAACTTTACTTGACTTCTGTAAGTGACAAGATCTACCAAAGCTTCTGAGCACAATGACAGCAGACTATGATAAACTCCCGTATGCCCCAGATTCACCTCCAATGACAGAACCAAAACATCAAAGCTTTCACAAGGTGGCCTGTATTTGTCTTAATTTCCTTCACCGTTCTGTGAGACCAGATGTTTCTTGAGCCTCTGTACACCATTTGACCCCCTTCAACACTGCTTAAACATTGCTTCGTAATCAGTGACAATTACACCTGCTTCATCCTTGGTTAAAGTAATCGTGCATTCTTTCACTGCCTGGAAGTTGGATCATGTGataaggaaagtaaaaaatgcTAATGAGGGGAAGTGGGAAACTCAAGACATATGATTCTGCATATCAGAAATGTGAATGTCAAGAACTTTTCCACTTACCACAGCATTTATTCCTATTCTGTCAACGTAGTGATACAGGGCTCAGCCGTTCCTTTTATTCTTTCGGAACCTTGCTGTGTCAGAAATACCCAAAAAATGGCTATCAAAGCAGCAACAATGAAATGGGGTCTTTTTCAATATAGAATGTTATTACACAGTAGTTTGTATACAGATTTATCTTTAtgtaagagaacaaaaaaagggaaatgggTGTAATGTGGGTCTGAAACTAGATGCTTGTCTTTTTCCATAAAACCCTTGCTGGAGTTTGAGTACCATTTGTCACTGAAGTCAGCCACTTTCTCTTTAGCTGTCAGTATTTGACaataatgaaagtatttttttaatatagtaatGAAAATGATGAGTGGGAGAGGACCTTTAAAACAGGACAGAGAAATAGGAGAAAGATGACTTATCTCTTTCTTCCAAATCTCCACTTCACTGTATTCTGTCCtgaaaaatagtgttttctCTTACTTCACCttcagaaataagaaagtaaCAAACTGGGTTAACTCTgcattaaaatagtttttctctTAACATAAATATAACTGAAGATAGTTCCCTTGTATATGATAACACATTTATTACAGACAATAATGCGTACTTTGAGATTTAATGGAACTAAAAATGAGTAACCAAAATGTGCTCTATAGCTATAGTctttcttcaagaagaaaaatgaacagtATGCCTCTGCAACTCTAGCTGCAAAGGTTACAGCTGATCATTCAACTTCCTTAAGTTCTGTGctatagaattattttaataattattattttaaaagctgaaagtgatatttttgtttgttacatGCAGGTTAACTTAAATATTTCCAATCCCTATGGCAGTTAATGTGGTGTAGAGTGTCTAAAGCAGCATTGTGCATTTAGCACAGTCACATTTGGTCAGCATTCAGTATTTTGAGTTGTTACATTCTCAGTGTGTGGGAAAAGTTGCATTGTCTTTTCTTGACAGTTTCACCGAGTTACCTATTAGTAAAAGGATAGATTAACATGGATCTTGGTAGAAGACCTTTGTGCTGGTTACTGAAAGGAGAATGTGATTCAGCTCGAGAAATACATTGTTTAAGCTTTGTATAAATTATCAAGCAGGACAGTGTTCAATAAGAGGAGCATTTCTTCACTTTATTGCAGATCTTGTCACTTGTTCATTTATGCAGTAACTTCAATGGAATGTTTTTTTATCCAGAAAACCTCAAGAGGTTTTACAGTCTTCAGTTAACCTGCATTGTGATGCTTATGTAGCATTATATATAGTTGCAGaatttttgttacaaaaataccttttaatgTAACTGATACAAGAGTAATTTAATCACATCAAGAGCTTTAGTTGCTGGGGTTTTATCTCAGTTCACTCCAAATACTCCCAGATTTGCTCTGTGATTTTCATATAGTTTGAGTGCTTGTATATGTTTCTGTGATAAGTAAAATGATTGGTGTGCAGATGGAGTCAGGGCAAGCTTGTTGGCTAAATGCAGACATCCCAAATTTTTATTATAGGTTTACTTCAGTAGGTATGTATGCTTGTTTCCAACATGTGATCGTCTGAACAGTATAACTGCTAAGGCAAAAATGCATGGattctgccttttctgctgttaagattcagttcagtatttttggaagttaaaaaaaacttttccagaGAATAGGACTAAGCGTTAGGCACTGTGTTGTATGTCATATGCAAATCTCAGTTGATCCAGGTAACTTGAGGCTTGATGTACGGATAGATTTGTATGTTGATTTATGCCCTATACAGAGCTTAATTAACCATATGAGCCCTGCGATCGCACTCAATTACCACTTCTGTCTTTCATTGCCTGAAGTACTTGTAGTTAAGCACTTCAGGTTTTGCCAGTAGAGTTCAAGACTCTTACACTTCTGCTTTTAGGTATCTGGAAAATTAATAAGGCTTGTATGTACGTCTGTGTGTTTATCCAACTATGTTAAGAATAACTGGAATAGAAGCTGTTCTTTAAGACCTTCTTCACTTTCCAGTCTTTGAATATCCAAAGCAAGGAATCTGTTGCATGTTagtttccttctgctcttttcaCTTAGGCATGGAACCTGTTTTATGCTTTCAGGGCATAGTCAGTAATAACTggtgctttttctgtattttccagaagTTATTAGCTCCTTGAGATCCAGTAGCAACTACTTTGTTGAGGATTTTGTTACATATTAAATCGTTAAAAGGTTATTAAGGCTGCAAAATCAATAGCAGAGGTATAATTAAGGTGTCCTATCTGGCCGTGTTTTTCTGTGGAGCACTTCCTCATTTAGTGCAGAAGAGGCTCCAAGAATAaagctttcagtattttttcctcaatgTTTCTTCAGGTGGTACTTTTTCCTCCCGTTTATGTCCATTTCTGTACATACATGCTTCCTATCTCAGAGTCCCCATTATTGTTTTGTCCTGCCCTAGTATTTTGTCCTAGTATACTCTTAGCTGCCTGCTGGTTGTTCAGGAGCAGTTTTGCTGAGTATATTTATGCTGCTTGGCCTACTTAGAGCTCAACCTCTACATGCTTTCTGATCAGGGAATTTGTATATTCCAGTCATTTGCCCAGCCAGTCAGAAAACGTAGCTTCTGATCGATGAGCTGGCCACCTGTGCAGCACATTTGAACGGGTTAACCAAAAAGTAAACAGACAATTGCAGCCTTTTAAACTGCTTTATAAACCATGTGTTGTGCATATTTGCCTTAGGATTTTGTGTTCCCGACTATGGAAatgaatgattttattttttattatacaaTTCACAAATCACATGCTAACTTCTGATTTGGCACCAGGATGTCTAAGCAGTGCAAGAAGTTTAGTGCACaagctgtgttttgctgaagtatttctctgtctctctctcatgcctttctgttttgggggatttttccCGCGTGAACCATTCTGTCAAATGCTAGACCAATGTATTACTCAATTTTTAGTTTCTCAAATTGCCTGTACTGCACAAAAGCTTTTCCACtacttaaaacaagaaaaactttgCTGCAGTTCAAAAATGTAAAGGAGACATGATCTTGAACAGACCACataggaaaaaagtaaaggatatattatattttttggTACCTCATAGAAATGGCGTAATGGGATCTTGCTAAGAGTCTATCACAAAGTTATATTTGATTAGTTCCCAaagtttcttccattttcttcactttttgaTAAATGCAGCACTGGCGAACAAGTGGTTGTGATTagaaaagtgaagaaagaatGACTTAAGCCTGCGCTACCATCAAAAACTCTGTATTAAGAAGAACATCCACAGGCAGGCACCCTGCTGAGATACCCTAACAATTGCAAATGCATTCCCTATAAAGTGTATTTAAGGAAGGACAGAAGCAGTTGGGTTCTTGATTGGGCCTGTGCAAATTATGAGAACACATTGGTGGTAAACGGCTTCACTCAGTCAGACATACAGCTGCTGATCTAAAACCAATTATTTAAGCAGCACTGTGCCATCTGGAGGGCTTCAACTGCTCAATTCAGTCCTGCTGTAGGTACTTGGACATTGGTTGTGTTGTGAAGTTGAACACCCACAAACTGGCTCCCCACGCTCAAGGACTGTGTTCGCAGAGCAGCTTTCATACAATGCTTTGTAGAATTAGACCCTGAAGCTGCCCAATTCAGGTTTTCCCATAAGTCATATCCTAAACATCACATGGGAATTCTATGAAAGAAACAGTCACTAAATTCTGCTATCAGGGGTAGCACTGTATTAAGTAAAATACTGCATTCCTATGAATTTAggtctttttcatttgcatctttATATAATTTCTGCAGAACACAAAGCAGCTGTCAGATGATATGAAGTCTTAGGGTGTCCACTGGCACTTGCGTCAGTTCAGTGCACCTGTCATGGAACTCAGTATTAAGGTTGGGAAGTTAGAATTGCTCACTACATTTTATTGTGAACTTTTGGGTGAGTGCTAGGATTTATCAGAGCCTAGTATTTTATAGCACTTTTTACACTCAGTAAACTGTTCTTGGTCTCAGATGCATAGAAGATTGTACAAGGAAAAGACCATTGTGTAATCTTAAGTGTCTTCTACAGAAGTAATTCAAAATAATCGAAATCTCTACTTAACTCATCGTAATATTCTAACTTctacagtaaaataaagaacaaaacccaaaaaacccaaccacaaaaTCTCCTGTTTCACACTGCTTTCATACTGTTAATGATCTTGAAATGTTTCTAATTGAATGTATTTTGTATACCAGCAAATAATAAGCATTTATGCCTTCCTAATTAAACCATAGAATTTACCTCACAAGATTAGACTAGGAGTATGGAAATTGCAGTGATTtgttttgctggggttttttttattcataaggAGTACAAGAGGTCAGAAATAACTGCATGTATgcatttcatcctttttttcttcacagaataTTATTGTACATTCAGATATGTTACAGTTTTATTGATCTTTTGTGCTTTGTGTATTCTTCCATAAATGGTCTGGATTTAAGTATTGAGAAGGAGGTGCCTTCTGAAGCAGCGTATGTTAATCCAACTTTGAAGTGAAATAAGTGTGTAGCACTTTTGGGTGAATATGGTATCCTGAGTACACCAAAACTGCGTACCGATAAGGAAGCCAGTGCCTCAGCTGTTGAACATGACTGCCATGGATAAGactgcaagaaaaattattcctgaCGAAGCTGCAGAGCATGTATAAAACCCATTCTCCTCAAACACTGAGTAAAATCCTAGGCCACCAGAGTTTCTCTGCATCTGTGGGTACTTCACCCCAGCAGGTTATCTGTCACCATGAAAACTTTCTCTTCAGAGTCACTCTGTTGCAGATGTAATTTCAGTAACACTGTGGCCATGGTAGAAAATGTCAGAGCAGGGTgataaattaattaaatcttAAATCTGAGATTTCTGCTATTTTAATACgaagctttttctttgtgatAGGCGTTTTCTGTGAAGGCTAGAAAAAGTGCATAAtttcttaatacatttttttactcCTAAAAAACCAGCTACTGTAGCAAAACCCTAATATGATGGACATAGCTAAAGTAAATAATGGCATTTTTCAGCGACTTCAGAATAAGATGTCatcaagaacttttttttatgCACTAAAGAGTTTTAGCATCTCATGATGCAttccccatttaaaaaaaaaaaaaaaaaaaaaggaaccaacCTTCTACCCAAATACTcatgaacaaaaaatatatGGTAATCCTGAATGTGTTTTGTAGCTCTTTGTGCCTGCTTCTTTAAGCCTTTCATACATGGTTCACCCATTCCAGAGGAAATGTCTGTGCTTTGTTCAGCCTTTTTCATAAAGGAAACCCATGTGCAAAACCTGGGACTGTTTTATTGATGCTAGAAAGAGAACTGGGTCCTCAGCTTCAGCCTAGTTTCTGCCTTCTTCCTTCATTATTTAGGTAGAAAAAACTTTCCATAGGTCAAACATAAAGCGTCTTTTGCATTGTGTAGATAAAGGGGTATTACACTGTTCGCTGCATAAATTACTTTGATTTATTTAGATACACACATTGGATTTATTATGGCTAATGTAGATGTAGCAAGCAAGATAATTTgaaaaaagatacaaataatatgttatcatttttttaaatatttcccaTTTCATATCAACAGCTGGTTATAGGTAGttaaaaagattttattgtTACTTATGTTCTACTGAAATCTTTCTGTACTCCTTCACATTTTGGGAGCCTTTTCAGTGAATTTACCAGCTTTACGGTTATGGTGTTCTGGTGTGGATTTTGTAAACAGGCCATACAGacttttcttaaatgttttatcTAGCAGAAGGATTATAACTGGATCTAAACTACTCTTAGCAGCAGCAAGACAAGTAAGAAAATTTTTAATCTCCACTAGATAGTTTAACCTTGGGCAGTCATTATTTGTAAGCAGTACATTAAAAATTGGCCTAAAAATATGATATGGAAGGAAGCAGACGGTTAATGTTATCTGGATTacaagaatatttcttttcactgtacTGTAAATTAGATGTTTTTCTCCaatgcaggtatttttttgtatattaCTCAGATGTCTGGTAAGAGAATAGTATGACAACAAAACTGtcaaaaaagatacaaaaaaacaCGCAGTGGCAAGAGAAGCTGCAATCATTACAGTAAATCCACCAGCTTCTACCCTGACATTGTAGCATCTGTGAAATTCTTCCGCAGCCCGTGCCTGGACATCATATGTTATAGCTGTTACCGTTATGCAGAGCACCGTAAGCCATATAATGATGCACAAATATTTAGCAAATTTTGGCTGACGAAACTTTTCAAGTACACGTCTGTAAAAGTTTTCATTAACTGCTGGAGAGTATTGTGtgtcactgtttttcttcagtgttgcGTACTGACTTAGAGCAGTTGAACATAAAATTATAATTGTAACATATATACTGACATGCATTATGAGAGTCCCAAGGCGATATGCTATTCTACATGCTACAGAGTCATAAGTCCATTGGTACCCTTTTGCAAAATAGGCAGCCAGAAAAGGCATTGTGCTACATATGAGTAAATTTGCAGCAAGAAGGTTTGCCAGGTAAATGTATTGTGTTCTTTTTGTGGATGCTTGCCTTGAAAATATCCAGGCAGCGAGAATATTTCCAAAACTTCCAGCAGGAAATAGGAAAGAGTAGATGACTGGTAGAGCTACAGTAGTAGCTAAGGATGGCTGAAGAAGACACGTTGAATTTCTCATTTATCCCGGTATTTCTTGAATGAATGGTCAGAGCTGAAACACAATTAAAAGAAGTATTCTTCTGTAATGTGCATTTAATGtctcttttattctttgcaCTTATCTTAACTGTTGCATTTCTCCCCTGCTTTTCAGTGTTACTAACGGCTTTTGTCCTCTGGGGTTATCATCTTGAGTTTGCATGAAGTTACTGTTTGGGTGTTCTCTTCCACTGACACTTAGTGAGGAAAAGTTGGCTGATGTTAAACCCCAAAGATTTTACATGCATAGaatctaataaaataaattaggaaaCAAAAGGTTCAAGCTAAGGTCTGACAATAACTTACGTGGTCTTGGTTTGTTTCTTAATCTTCTGGAACATCTGTAACCTACTTTGGAAACCACTTCTAGACTACTTTAAgttaaataagcaaaataagtGCAAAGTATTACTTTAattgcagaaatgcagagggaTATTCTGTACCTCCCTTTAAGTACCAGTTAAACTGCATGATGCAGGCATATGGCtagatgcatttattttgtgctgATGTCTGTATCTAATATTACTTTGTTCAGAGCTCCAATCTTAGATGTACATTTTGCACAAACAATTCAGTCTGTAGTTTTAAACATATGAAATTGTTGTTGAAaacagcaatatattttttccaagttcaGTTTTCAatcttttctcagttttcacactgaaaataagaaatcaagGCTCTATAAATGGCTGCATATAAAAACCTGGCATCCCAGCTCACTAACCTGTAGTGAGGAGAGATTTTACTGGTTTGGTGAAGTGTATCCTAGTTAACTTTTGTTCCATATAAAATCATGTGGAAAAAATTAACAGATTTGAAACTTACAGGCAGAtaataggtttttttaaacagctgtaaGCAAATGAACTCAGATACCAAAAAGGATTCTGTGTAGCTATGATAAAAAGCACAGACACCAAGCTGATTAGATAGTAAAAAGTTGTAAaagtcatatttaaaaattatgctgtAGGCCATATTTGACAACTTGCAAATTAAACTAACTTTTACAGCTGTTGCATTTTAGTGTACACTAAGTTCCATATGGTTGTTGAAccaaaatgtattaaattattttattacagtgaGTTAAATTCATGAAGTAGTTGTTGAATTTAGTCATTTAGAATTCTAATGATCTTTTTTTGTGTCAGTGCCCAAATTCTGTCAGGTGAaacaaaaaagtagttttaagCTTACCTATACAAGCTGTAGGTGCCTTCCCTTGCAGAGAGCAAGTTTTTCTGTCTGAGGTCCTTTTTATCTCCACTGCTGCAATGAAAAGGATGATACTTGAATCTGGAAAGTACAGTTAAGAACAATATCTCTCTGACACAAGTAGGTTTTCAGAATGTTcgcttttcttttacagtgtCAAAAAAAGACTAGGCATTTAAAGTTCAGACAAGGTGATGATGTCTGTGCAAACAAGACTTTGAAATTAGGTCAGGATGCAGCTCCGTTAGAGAAGTAAGTAAAAAGAATAAGATAGTGTGGAAAAGTGATTGTAACAGCCCTTTGGTCATGTAAGTATGGCACAGAAACACCTTACAGTCCTTCGTATAGCACTTTCCTCTTTCTGGGGGTGGAGTGATTGTTACTGTCGTTCTCTTTAGGACTGCCCACGTtccagagtgaaaaaaaaaaaatgctattttatgcatgaaaacttgtattttcaaTGACGTTTAACTGTTCTTCAGCTCAAAGAGCTATCACAAAGCTGACTGCCTATTCCTGAAGCCCACATACAATAATACTGTATCGATGGCTGTCCCTCGTATGAGTGACCACATGAACATGTCTGGTCTCGTCAGATGATGGATTATGTGGAGGCAATTTACAGCTGATGCATTCTAGGCATCAGCTGGGGAAAAGTGACTTTGTGTCCAAGAAATATAGTGTTTTATACCAATAATCCAAAAGTGGGCACAGGATAATTTCCTTGCTCCACAGGAAAGGTTTGATCACAGATTAGTCAACCTttgttcagctctgcagagcttgAGACCTTTGAATTTCCTTCTGTCTGATACATCTGTGGTTGTCAGATACAGCTTTTCAAGAGCTATAAATAAGTTACTTCATGAAAACAGAGGAGATACCATATAAAAACTTCTGCAATTTTGGTAAGGTTCTGGTTTTGTTAGTTTTGCTTTATGTTTAAATGTACACTGTAAactttatgtttaaaaatccaCCTCGGTGATCTACAATCAGTTTTATTGTTCAGcttcttttttgtaatattattattattactaaaaTTATGGATGTATATACTGGGCTCCTATTTATACTACATAGCTGATCTCGTTTAAGAGTAAATTTAAGTGAGGGAAACTTCCTGTGGAGTATTACTGATTAGTTTGTAATGCTGTGATTAGTTTGCATGTACTTTAGTTCTTGTTTCTGCTAGATGTAGTTAtaccttgttttcattttttccacttttaaatGTATAGATACATTAAAATTTGTCCTAACAGAAAGAATagtttattaattaaatatttaatagtcTCTTAGGTAGTTTTACAAGTCCTTGTTAC
Proteins encoded:
- the GPR82 gene encoding probable G-protein coupled receptor 82; the encoded protein is MRNSTCLLQPSLATTVALPVIYSFLFPAGSFGNILAAWIFSRQASTKRTQYIYLANLLAANLLICSTMPFLAAYFAKGYQWTYDSVACRIAYRLGTLIMHVSIYVTIIILCSTALSQYATLKKNSDTQYSPAVNENFYRRVLEKFRQPKFAKYLCIIIWLTVLCITVTAITYDVQARAAEEFHRCYNVRVEAGGFTVMIAASLATACFFVSFLTVLLSYYSLTRHLSNIQKNTCIGEKHLIYSTVKRNILVIQITLTVCFLPYHIFRPIFNVLLTNNDCPRLNYLVEIKNFLTCLAAAKSSLDPVIILLLDKTFKKSLYGLFTKSTPEHHNRKAGKFTEKAPKM